One window from the genome of Rhodococcus sp. ABRD24 encodes:
- a CDS encoding RES family NAD+ phosphorylase produces MSASRAQQHLSPPPSSDELRGRFPVVALPAGTRMYRTHGSKFAPWWFGTGGGRFDLPGPHGTCYTAEAELITLLETWGGIQLIPRPEINKRSISTVAVSRELQVADMTSNAAIQFGMTSEISTTIDYPLTQQWALALRDAGYDGIRYWARHEMAHADACFALFAPGGDQTSAPTAPTDFTVLGSAALSDRPDLWDALQRVAGIEVLDIPASF; encoded by the coding sequence ATGAGTGCATCGCGCGCCCAGCAGCACCTGAGCCCGCCACCGTCCTCGGATGAACTCCGGGGACGGTTTCCTGTGGTCGCTCTCCCAGCCGGAACGCGCATGTACCGCACTCACGGGTCCAAGTTCGCTCCGTGGTGGTTCGGTACCGGCGGCGGCCGCTTCGACCTGCCCGGTCCTCACGGGACCTGCTACACCGCTGAGGCGGAACTGATCACGCTGCTTGAGACATGGGGCGGAATCCAACTGATTCCGCGGCCCGAGATCAACAAGCGATCGATCTCGACGGTGGCTGTCAGTAGAGAGCTCCAGGTCGCGGACATGACATCGAACGCCGCGATCCAGTTCGGCATGACCTCTGAGATCTCCACGACCATCGACTATCCCCTCACACAGCAGTGGGCCCTTGCGCTGCGCGATGCGGGCTATGACGGCATCCGGTATTGGGCACGGCACGAGATGGCACACGCGGATGCCTGCTTCGCGCTGTTCGCCCCGGGTGGGGACCAGACCAGTGCACCAACTGCGCCAACCGACTTCACGGTTCTCGGTTCCGCGGCACTGTCGGACCGGCCCGATCTGTGGGATGCCTTGCAGCGTGTGGCGGGTATTGAGGTTCTGGACATCCCGGCGAGCTTCTGA
- a CDS encoding nucleoside deaminase, producing the protein MTLRDDERMVRAALAAAAAASDADVPVGAVVFDAAGVELARAANAREASGDPTAHAEILALRAAARVHGDGWRLEGATLAVTLEPCTMCAGALVLARVGRVVFGAWEPKTGAVGSLWDVVRDRRLTHRPQVRGGVLEGECAGLLENFFQDQR; encoded by the coding sequence GTGACCCTGCGGGACGACGAGCGGATGGTCCGTGCCGCGCTTGCCGCGGCCGCCGCCGCCTCCGATGCGGATGTACCGGTGGGCGCGGTGGTGTTCGACGCGGCCGGCGTGGAGCTGGCGCGTGCAGCGAACGCCCGCGAGGCGTCCGGCGACCCCACGGCGCACGCCGAGATTCTCGCCCTGCGCGCCGCCGCCAGGGTTCACGGCGACGGCTGGCGGCTCGAGGGCGCGACCCTCGCGGTGACCCTCGAGCCCTGCACCATGTGCGCCGGCGCGCTGGTTCTCGCACGCGTCGGCCGGGTCGTGTTCGGGGCGTGGGAACCGAAGACCGGTGCGGTCGGCTCGTTGTGGGATGTGGTCCGGGATCGTCGGCTCACCCACCGCCCACAGGTGCGCGGCGGGGTCCTCGAGGGCGAATGTGCGGGCCTTCTCGAGAATTTCTTTCAGGACCAGCGTTAG
- a CDS encoding aldolase encodes MATTMSLGKEELMKTAKAAMLEQIPKQQWTDRQKIALTCRALFDAGHDSGLAGQISARGAEPGTYLTQRLGLGFDEITEGNLLLVDEDLTVLEGEGMANPANRFHSWVYRARPDVNCIVHTHPLHVAALSMLEVPLEVSQMDMAPLYDDCAFLPDWPGVPVGNEEGEIIAGALGDKRAILLAHHGQLVVGSTIEEACSLAHLIERAARLQLLAMAAGEIKPLPPRLAKEAHDWTLTPRRSEANFGYYARKALRAHPDVFDLP; translated from the coding sequence ATGGCGACCACGATGAGCCTCGGCAAGGAAGAGCTGATGAAGACCGCGAAAGCGGCAATGCTCGAACAGATTCCGAAGCAGCAGTGGACGGACCGTCAGAAGATCGCACTGACCTGCCGCGCGCTCTTCGACGCCGGCCACGACTCGGGCCTGGCGGGGCAGATCTCGGCCCGCGGAGCCGAGCCCGGAACGTACTTGACCCAGCGGCTCGGTCTTGGGTTCGACGAGATTACCGAGGGGAACCTGCTACTCGTCGACGAGGATCTCACGGTCCTCGAAGGCGAAGGAATGGCCAACCCGGCCAACCGGTTCCACAGCTGGGTCTACCGCGCGCGGCCCGACGTGAACTGCATCGTGCATACGCACCCGCTGCACGTGGCGGCGCTGTCGATGCTCGAGGTCCCGCTCGAGGTATCGCAGATGGACATGGCCCCGCTCTACGACGACTGCGCTTTCCTGCCGGACTGGCCAGGTGTGCCGGTCGGCAACGAGGAGGGTGAGATCATCGCCGGGGCCTTGGGCGACAAGCGCGCGATCCTGCTGGCGCATCACGGGCAGCTCGTGGTCGGGTCGACCATCGAGGAGGCGTGTTCGCTGGCGCATCTGATCGAACGGGCCGCGCGCCTGCAGTTGCTGGCGATGGCCGCGGGCGAGATCAAACCGCTTCCGCCGCGGCTGGCGAAGGAAGCTCATGACTGGACGCTGACCCCACGCCGAAGCGAGGCGAACTTCGGCTACTACGCGCGCAAGGCGCTGCGGGCGCATCCGGACGTCTTCGACCTTCCCTGA
- a CDS encoding prephenate dehydrogenase, whose translation MCQPVRVADSVSAPPICVLGLGLIGGSLLRAAVAAGREGWGWNRSAPTVDAALADGFDAGTDLAAVLRRAAAARALIVVAVPMPAVDATLAAIAEHAPDSPVTDVVSVKVEVAAAVARHGLQDRFVGGHPMAGTSESGWVAGDADLFRDAVWVVSADDGVDPAIWAQVARLALDCGSVVVPAESAEHDAAVARISHLPHVLAEALALSGAAGGDLALGLAAGSFRDGTRVASTAPQLVRAMCEGNRAALLTSLDETLEVLNRARTELAGQGTLIELVESGHDARLRYEQRERWTITDIPPGSENWLERMRDAGRRGGVLRP comes from the coding sequence ATGTGCCAACCTGTTCGGGTGGCTGACTCCGTTTCCGCACCTCCCATCTGCGTTCTCGGCCTCGGTCTGATCGGTGGATCGCTACTTCGTGCGGCCGTCGCCGCGGGCCGGGAGGGCTGGGGCTGGAACCGCTCCGCTCCCACCGTGGACGCCGCTCTCGCCGACGGATTCGATGCCGGAACCGACCTGGCCGCGGTGCTCCGCCGGGCCGCCGCTGCGCGGGCGCTGATCGTGGTCGCGGTGCCGATGCCGGCCGTCGATGCGACCCTCGCCGCGATCGCCGAGCACGCACCCGACAGCCCCGTCACCGACGTCGTCAGTGTCAAGGTCGAAGTGGCCGCTGCGGTCGCCCGGCACGGCCTCCAGGACCGGTTCGTGGGCGGGCACCCGATGGCGGGGACATCGGAATCCGGGTGGGTGGCCGGCGACGCCGACTTGTTCCGCGACGCGGTGTGGGTGGTGAGCGCCGACGACGGCGTGGACCCGGCCATCTGGGCGCAGGTGGCGCGGCTGGCGCTGGACTGCGGCTCGGTGGTGGTTCCGGCGGAGTCCGCCGAGCACGACGCCGCCGTGGCCCGCATTTCGCACCTGCCGCACGTCCTGGCGGAGGCGCTCGCGCTGTCCGGCGCTGCCGGTGGCGACCTGGCGCTGGGCCTGGCCGCCGGTTCGTTCCGCGACGGCACCCGCGTTGCATCGACCGCGCCGCAGCTGGTGCGGGCGATGTGCGAGGGCAACCGTGCCGCCCTGCTGACCTCTCTGGACGAGACTCTCGAGGTCTTGAATCGGGCTCGCACCGAGCTGGCAGGCCAGGGCACGCTCATTGAGCTGGTGGAATCCGGGCACGACGCCCGCCTGCGCTACGAGCAGCGCGAGCGCTGGACCATCACCGACATCCCCCCCGGCTCCGAGAACTGGCTCGAACGAATGCGGGACGCCGGACGCCGCGGCGGGGTGTTGCGGCCATGA
- a CDS encoding tRNA adenosine deaminase-associated protein, with amino-acid sequence MGAQRANNISASAGSMEDLTGFGIAVVREEGRWKCGPLSEGALTSLRTAEKELLELRSSGAVFGLLDVDDEFFVIVRPAPTGTRLLISDATAAIDYDIAADVLEALNVDIPDIDPDELDDVEPWEEGDLGVLADLGLPDAVLGVILAETDLYPDEQLTMVAQRCGFEAELSAELDKLPR; translated from the coding sequence ATGGGTGCACAGCGCGCGAACAACATCAGCGCCTCCGCAGGTTCGATGGAGGACCTGACCGGCTTCGGCATCGCCGTCGTCCGTGAGGAAGGCCGCTGGAAATGCGGTCCGTTGAGCGAGGGTGCGCTGACGAGTCTGCGCACCGCCGAAAAGGAGCTGCTGGAGCTGCGCAGTTCCGGTGCCGTGTTCGGTCTGCTCGACGTCGACGACGAGTTCTTCGTCATCGTCCGTCCCGCACCGACCGGCACTCGACTGCTGATCTCCGACGCCACCGCGGCCATTGACTACGACATCGCGGCGGACGTGCTCGAGGCGCTCAACGTCGACATCCCCGACATCGATCCCGACGAGCTCGACGACGTCGAACCGTGGGAAGAAGGCGACCTCGGGGTGCTCGCCGACTTGGGGCTGCCGGACGCCGTACTCGGGGTGATTCTCGCCGAGACCGACCTGTATCCGGACGAGCAGCTGACGATGGTCGCCCAGCGCTGCGGCTTCGAGGCGGAGTTGTCGGCTGAACTCGACAAGCTGCCCCGCTGA
- a CDS encoding XRE family transcriptional regulator: MVAFLRSHRRRAGLTLEALAESTGLTKSYLSKVERGISTPSIAVALKIARALDADVGQLFSDGLDTDAMALERHDQRIPVADGTGSAVYDPIATRMVGKSMQPFIVHPTTESGSDFMEHPGEEFVLVTRGTVEVSIPNQVITLDQGDSLYFDANTPHRVRSVSPERAELVIVVYDKDSTLAPETHTPQRRCGPGS; this comes from the coding sequence TTGGTGGCGTTCCTCCGCTCCCATCGACGCAGGGCCGGATTGACACTGGAAGCCCTCGCCGAGAGCACCGGACTGACAAAGAGCTATCTATCCAAGGTGGAGCGCGGCATCAGCACGCCATCCATCGCCGTCGCGCTGAAGATCGCGCGAGCGCTCGACGCCGATGTCGGGCAACTGTTCTCCGACGGCCTCGACACCGACGCGATGGCCCTCGAACGCCACGACCAGCGCATACCCGTCGCCGACGGCACCGGAAGCGCGGTCTACGATCCCATCGCCACCCGGATGGTCGGAAAGTCGATGCAGCCGTTCATCGTTCACCCGACCACCGAGTCCGGATCCGACTTCATGGAACACCCGGGCGAGGAGTTCGTCCTCGTCACCCGGGGCACGGTCGAAGTGAGCATCCCCAACCAGGTGATCACTCTCGATCAGGGCGACAGCCTCTACTTCGACGCGAACACCCCACACCGGGTGCGGTCGGTGTCACCCGAACGCGCGGAGCTGGTGATCGTGGTCTACGACAAGGACTCCACCCTGGCTCCGGAAACGCATACGCCGCAGCGGCGCTGCGGACCCGGGTCCTGA
- a CDS encoding CsbD family protein, translated as MGIADKAQNKAQDLGGKAKETAGKATGDDELKNEGKGDQVESAVKDAGEKVKDAASTIKDKLTGK; from the coding sequence ATGGGAATCGCAGACAAGGCTCAGAACAAGGCTCAGGACCTCGGCGGCAAGGCCAAGGAAACCGCCGGCAAGGCGACCGGTGACGACGAGCTGAAGAACGAGGGCAAGGGCGACCAGGTCGAATCCGCCGTCAAGGACGCGGGTGAGAAGGTCAAGGACGCCGCCTCGACGATCAAGGACAAGCTCACCGGAAAATGA
- a CDS encoding dihydrodipicolinate synthase family protein, which translates to MTSTISGIVAYPVTPLHPRDNNTVNVEILHLLLDRMIDAGVDAIAPLGSTGESSYLDPSEWSAVANESIGHVDGRVPTVVGVSDLTTAGAVRRARIAESLGASAVMALPMSYWRLTEEEVRQHFMAIADAVSIPVMVYNNPATTGIDMTPEFLFDLVTSVDNITMVKESTGDVTRMHRLRELSGGTLPYFNGSNPLAQQAFEAGAAGWCTAAPCLIPDQIVAFHRLVVAGDQAGAAEFFDRIRPFLDMIVSRGLPTTIKSGLRGIGIEAGDPRRPLMPLDETDTAHLRGLIAAACG; encoded by the coding sequence ATGACCAGCACTATCAGCGGCATCGTTGCGTACCCCGTGACCCCGCTGCACCCGCGCGACAACAACACCGTCAACGTCGAGATCCTGCACCTACTGCTCGACCGCATGATCGACGCGGGTGTCGATGCGATCGCGCCACTCGGCAGTACCGGGGAGAGTTCCTACCTCGATCCCAGCGAATGGTCAGCCGTCGCAAACGAATCCATCGGCCATGTCGACGGTCGTGTGCCGACCGTCGTCGGAGTGTCAGACCTGACGACAGCCGGAGCCGTCCGACGTGCACGAATCGCAGAGAGCCTCGGCGCTTCGGCGGTCATGGCCTTGCCGATGTCGTACTGGAGGCTCACCGAGGAAGAGGTGCGCCAGCATTTCATGGCGATCGCGGATGCGGTGTCCATTCCGGTGATGGTCTACAACAATCCCGCCACCACCGGCATCGATATGACGCCGGAGTTCCTGTTCGACCTGGTCACAAGCGTCGACAACATCACGATGGTCAAGGAATCGACGGGTGACGTCACCCGTATGCACCGTCTTCGTGAGCTCAGCGGTGGGACACTGCCCTATTTCAACGGGAGCAACCCGCTCGCACAGCAGGCATTCGAGGCAGGAGCCGCCGGATGGTGTACGGCTGCACCGTGTCTGATCCCGGACCAGATTGTGGCATTCCATCGACTGGTCGTGGCGGGGGACCAGGCTGGAGCGGCTGAGTTCTTCGACCGGATCCGTCCGTTCCTCGACATGATCGTGAGCCGCGGACTGCCGACCACGATCAAATCGGGCCTGCGCGGTATCGGCATCGAGGCAGGGGACCCGCGTCGCCCACTGATGCCCCTCGATGAAACCGATACCGCGCACCTTCGGGGGCTCATCGCCGCCGCGTGCGGATAA
- a CDS encoding flavodoxin domain-containing protein gives MAVLVGYATANGSTRGVAEAITASIKRSGEDVDIRPLGETTSVAGYRACVFGSAIHNGQWLTEASEAIERLSTDLRGRTVWAFSVSSVGTTSTFLSPLLARGLRRATPEPRAVATLRSTARVRDHRFFAGAIAPGDWPGTGRIVFRMMGGHYGDARDWHDIDNWAADICANL, from the coding sequence ATGGCCGTACTGGTGGGTTACGCGACGGCCAATGGGTCGACTCGCGGTGTAGCTGAGGCCATTACAGCATCGATCAAGCGGTCCGGTGAGGACGTGGACATTCGCCCGCTGGGCGAGACGACATCGGTAGCCGGCTATCGGGCATGCGTGTTCGGAAGCGCGATCCACAACGGACAGTGGCTCACCGAGGCCAGTGAGGCGATCGAGCGACTGAGCACGGATCTGCGCGGACGAACTGTTTGGGCGTTTTCGGTGTCCTCGGTGGGAACGACCAGCACGTTTCTGTCGCCACTTCTGGCGCGGGGTTTGCGCCGGGCGACTCCCGAACCCCGTGCCGTAGCGACACTGCGATCAACGGCACGCGTGCGCGATCATCGCTTTTTCGCCGGGGCGATCGCTCCTGGCGATTGGCCCGGGACTGGCCGAATCGTGTTTCGGATGATGGGTGGTCACTACGGTGATGCTCGCGACTGGCACGACATCGACAACTGGGCCGCTGACATCTGCGCCAACCTGTGA
- a CDS encoding LCP family protein has translation MNAQQKHRLAGRGRHHAIPRRRGATALRVVAASLSAVVLASSGLAWAAQSHLAAGLTRSDALDALSGEERTSAHGDTNILLIGLDSRKDMDGNDLPAEFVTDQLHAGDSDVGGYNTNTLILLHVPGDGSRATAAAIPRDDYVAVPGYGMRKIKEAYGLAKADADIELAEAGMSDPAEREQRARDAGRRSTLRTVQDLLRVPIDHFAEVNLVGFYDIARALGPLEVCLNAPVDDPYSGARFPAGRQSLDPSQALSFVRQRHGLDNGDLDRTHRQQAFLSAVLYNLKSTGVIGNIGKLRALADAVKNDIVIDSQLDPVDFATHARALTRGNLDFYTLPIQSYATIDGQSVNLVDPNLLRSEIKELFTDGRAAPPPTTSTPPNTVDAQDLSVPDGRADAVTIPTNGVQGAPISADTPNGIPCVD, from the coding sequence GTGAATGCCCAGCAGAAGCACAGACTGGCCGGACGGGGTCGCCATCATGCGATTCCCCGCCGACGGGGGGCGACTGCGCTTCGCGTCGTCGCTGCGTCGCTGTCGGCCGTGGTCCTGGCGTCGAGCGGGCTGGCGTGGGCGGCCCAGTCGCACCTCGCCGCGGGGCTCACCCGATCAGATGCGCTCGACGCCCTGTCGGGTGAGGAACGCACGTCGGCGCATGGCGATACGAACATCCTCCTCATCGGCCTCGACAGCCGGAAAGATATGGACGGCAACGACCTTCCAGCCGAGTTCGTCACCGACCAGCTGCATGCCGGCGACAGCGATGTCGGCGGGTACAACACCAACACCCTTATCCTGCTGCATGTTCCGGGTGACGGCAGCCGCGCCACGGCGGCCGCCATCCCACGGGACGACTACGTGGCCGTTCCCGGCTACGGAATGCGCAAGATCAAAGAGGCCTACGGGCTGGCGAAGGCCGATGCGGACATTGAACTAGCCGAGGCCGGGATGAGCGATCCGGCCGAGCGTGAGCAACGCGCCCGGGATGCGGGGCGGCGTTCGACACTCCGGACGGTCCAGGATCTGCTGCGCGTGCCGATAGATCACTTCGCCGAGGTGAATCTCGTGGGCTTCTACGACATCGCCCGGGCGCTCGGGCCGCTCGAAGTGTGTCTCAACGCCCCCGTGGACGATCCCTACTCCGGCGCACGCTTCCCCGCGGGCCGGCAGTCCCTGGATCCGTCGCAGGCGCTGTCGTTCGTCCGCCAGCGACACGGCCTCGACAACGGCGACCTCGACCGCACCCACCGGCAGCAGGCCTTCCTCAGCGCGGTCCTCTACAACCTGAAGTCGACGGGAGTGATCGGCAACATCGGCAAGCTGCGCGCGCTGGCCGATGCCGTCAAGAACGACATCGTCATCGACTCGCAACTCGACCCCGTCGACTTCGCGACCCACGCACGCGCCCTGACCAGAGGAAACCTCGACTTCTACACGCTACCGATCCAGAGCTACGCCACCATCGACGGTCAATCGGTCAACCTCGTCGATCCGAACCTTCTTCGCAGCGAGATCAAGGAACTCTTCACTGACGGTCGCGCTGCTCCACCCCCCACTACCTCCACGCCGCCGAACACCGTGGACGCCCAGGACCTCTCGGTGCCGGACGGGCGCGCCGACGCCGTGACGATCCCCACCAATGGCGTCCAGGGTGCACCCATCTCCGCGGACACCCCGAACGGAATCCCCTGCGTCGACTGA
- a CDS encoding Lsr2 family protein, whose translation MAKKVVVELVDDLDGEPIDVGGETITFAVNGVEYTIDLNDKNAVEFHRKLDYYIRHATRVGGRQTVRAAKPAGGGASTQEIREWASRNGFAVSARGRISGDVFKAYAAAH comes from the coding sequence GTGGCAAAGAAGGTAGTTGTCGAGCTCGTCGATGATCTTGATGGCGAGCCCATCGACGTTGGTGGCGAGACCATCACATTCGCCGTCAACGGCGTCGAGTACACGATCGACCTCAACGACAAGAACGCCGTCGAGTTCCACCGGAAGCTCGACTACTACATCCGTCACGCGACCCGGGTCGGCGGACGGCAGACGGTGCGCGCCGCGAAGCCCGCGGGCGGCGGCGCGAGCACCCAGGAAATCCGCGAATGGGCCAGCCGCAACGGTTTCGCGGTCTCGGCCCGTGGACGCATTTCCGGTGACGTGTTCAAGGCGTACGCGGCCGCTCACTAG
- a CDS encoding DUF3761 domain-containing protein, producing the protein MIIGGTLAPSPESPESEQVRVTRSLTPTATSTTTTTERPTTTTATTTVEARPTTTSVAPAPTSIPSAGALVAPLVAPPAPAVVAPAPAPAPAPSPAPAPAPAPSGTGGRTSGGGWGCGDGYYENSAGNCIKSPGSDASGASAKCKDGTFSYSQSRRGTCSGHGGVAVWY; encoded by the coding sequence ATGATCATCGGTGGCACGCTCGCTCCCTCCCCGGAATCTCCGGAGTCTGAGCAGGTCCGAGTCACGCGGTCGCTCACACCTACCGCGACATCGACTACCACGACTACTGAGCGACCAACGACTACTACTGCCACGACGACGGTCGAGGCGCGACCTACAACGACAAGTGTTGCGCCTGCGCCGACTTCGATTCCATCTGCGGGCGCATTGGTGGCGCCTCTGGTTGCCCCGCCTGCGCCGGCCGTTGTCGCACCCGCACCCGCACCTGCACCCGCTCCGTCGCCCGCTCCCGCTCCGGCTCCCGCGCCATCTGGTACAGGTGGTAGAACGAGCGGCGGCGGTTGGGGCTGCGGCGACGGCTACTACGAGAACTCCGCGGGCAACTGCATTAAGTCGCCTGGCTCAGACGCGTCCGGGGCATCAGCGAAGTGCAAGGACGGCACTTTCAGCTACAGCCAGAGCCGAAGGGGAACTTGCTCAGGCCACGGCGGCGTCGCCGTCTGGTACTGA
- a CDS encoding IS3 family transposase has translation MSERLACKAVGLARSTYWLRTYSKTNPCHGFRRTWAALRFDEHQGVNKKTVHRLWKEEGLQRRVHSARTRVGCSSYPTTPADAPKVLWALDFQFDSTVDGKSVKIASLLDEPPPRTSCRTVPPPGSRC, from the coding sequence ATGTCGGAACGGCTCGCGTGCAAAGCGGTCGGGCTCGCCCGCTCCACCTACTGGCTGCGGACGTACTCGAAGACGAATCCGTGCCACGGGTTCCGGCGTACCTGGGCGGCGTTGCGGTTCGACGAACACCAGGGCGTGAACAAGAAGACGGTGCATCGCCTGTGGAAGGAGGAGGGCCTGCAGCGGCGGGTCCACAGCGCCCGCACACGTGTCGGCTGCTCGTCGTACCCGACGACCCCGGCCGATGCGCCGAAGGTGTTGTGGGCCCTGGACTTCCAGTTCGATTCCACTGTCGACGGCAAGTCGGTGAAGATCGCGTCGCTGCTCGATGAACCTCCCCCACGCACTTCGTGCAGGACGGTACCCCCACCCGGCAGTCGCTGTTGA
- a CDS encoding alpha/beta-hydrolase family protein translates to MTGYGRSLSAVGLTLALVFFAFSMTPSLLPRAWYFQGIATGVSCVIGYALGVVVAWIVRKIGFDPQWSAQTRRRGWLALAVAAVIVVPLFLYLGSSWQATVRSLVAVEETPRSLYLLVLTVAVLVAMLLLGIGRLFRAGTRRVAKFGSRFVPAPVARAVAVVLVAFLSFTIANDALYQGFLRLANNAFAEADHGTHPGTEQPTAPERSGSPASTQAWDTLGQEGRQFVAAGPTAEQLTEFSARPAQTPIRAYAGMASADDLEGVAQNVVAELDRTGAFDRAVLAVATTTGRGWVNPSAANSLEYLWNGDTAIAAMQYSFLPSPVAFLTDVETPKDAGRILFEAVHAAWAQLPEAQRPKLVVFGESLGAFGGQSAFTGAQDMVARTDGALWVGNPSFSEQWQRITDSRDPGSPEILPIVDEGHSVRFSSRPSDLDLPAQWADPRVVYLQHASDPIVWWSPRLILHKPDWLSEPRGRDVDPAMQWIPGVTFFQVAIDMAFSNAVPDGYGHSYGPEVAVAWAKIVPPTGWTDADTDRLAEREAAS, encoded by the coding sequence GTGACCGGATACGGCCGCTCACTCAGTGCCGTCGGCCTGACGCTGGCGCTGGTGTTCTTCGCCTTCTCGATGACGCCGTCACTGCTGCCGCGCGCGTGGTACTTCCAGGGCATCGCGACAGGCGTCTCGTGCGTGATCGGCTACGCGCTGGGCGTGGTCGTTGCGTGGATCGTCCGTAAGATCGGGTTCGATCCGCAGTGGTCGGCGCAGACCCGTCGCCGGGGGTGGCTCGCGTTGGCGGTGGCCGCGGTGATCGTCGTCCCACTGTTCCTGTACCTGGGGTCGTCATGGCAGGCGACGGTGCGTTCGCTGGTCGCGGTCGAGGAGACTCCGCGCTCGCTGTACCTGCTGGTGTTGACGGTCGCGGTACTGGTGGCGATGTTGCTGCTGGGGATCGGCCGACTGTTCCGTGCTGGGACGCGACGCGTGGCGAAGTTCGGCTCCCGGTTCGTCCCGGCACCGGTCGCGCGCGCGGTCGCCGTCGTGCTCGTGGCCTTCCTATCCTTCACTATTGCCAACGATGCTCTCTACCAAGGCTTCCTGCGGTTGGCGAACAACGCGTTCGCAGAGGCCGACCACGGCACTCATCCCGGCACCGAGCAGCCGACCGCGCCGGAGCGTTCCGGATCTCCCGCATCGACGCAGGCGTGGGACACCCTGGGCCAGGAGGGACGCCAGTTCGTCGCGGCGGGTCCCACCGCCGAGCAGCTCACCGAGTTCAGCGCGCGGCCCGCGCAGACGCCGATCCGCGCGTACGCGGGTATGGCGTCGGCCGACGATCTCGAGGGTGTCGCGCAGAACGTCGTCGCCGAACTCGACCGCACCGGGGCCTTCGATCGTGCAGTGCTTGCGGTGGCCACTACCACCGGACGGGGCTGGGTCAACCCGTCCGCCGCGAACTCCCTCGAGTATCTGTGGAACGGCGATACCGCGATCGCGGCCATGCAGTACTCGTTCCTGCCCAGCCCGGTCGCCTTCCTCACCGATGTGGAGACACCGAAGGACGCCGGCCGGATCCTGTTCGAGGCGGTGCACGCGGCGTGGGCACAACTTCCCGAGGCACAGCGCCCCAAACTCGTGGTCTTCGGAGAGAGCCTCGGCGCGTTCGGTGGTCAGAGCGCGTTCACCGGCGCGCAGGACATGGTCGCCCGCACCGACGGCGCACTGTGGGTGGGTAACCCGAGTTTCAGCGAGCAGTGGCAGCGGATCACCGACTCCCGCGACCCCGGTTCGCCGGAGATCCTCCCGATCGTCGACGAGGGGCACTCCGTCCGGTTCTCGAGCAGGCCGTCCGATCTGGACCTGCCGGCGCAGTGGGCCGACCCGCGGGTGGTGTACCTGCAGCACGCGTCGGACCCGATCGTGTGGTGGTCGCCGCGCCTGATCCTGCACAAGCCGGACTGGCTGTCCGAGCCACGCGGACGCGACGTCGATCCGGCGATGCAGTGGATCCCCGGAGTGACGTTCTTCCAGGTCGCGATCGACATGGCGTTCTCCAACGCCGTGCCCGACGGCTACGGCCACAGTTACGGACCCGAGGTCGCCGTCGCGTGGGCGAAGATCGTTCCGCCGACGGGATGGACCGACGCCGACACCGACCGGCTGGCCGAGCGCGAAGCCGCGAGCTGA
- a CDS encoding integrase core domain-containing protein, which produces MQDGTPTRQSLLNIVERSITAERLTRELEACFAAAGGPPMALRMDNGSEFIYQALQSFCAAQVGLSYIRPGTPWNNGYIETFNNRLRRECLNRNHWTNLLEARVVIGDFKHEHNTRHRHSSLGYLTPVEYAARCSHRHHPVACAIN; this is translated from the coding sequence GTGCAGGACGGTACCCCCACCCGGCAGTCGCTGTTGAACATCGTCGAGCGGTCGATCACCGCCGAGCGGCTCACCCGCGAGTTGGAGGCGTGTTTCGCTGCAGCGGGCGGTCCGCCGATGGCCCTGCGGATGGACAACGGGTCGGAGTTCATTTACCAAGCGCTGCAATCATTTTGCGCCGCACAGGTGGGGCTGTCGTACATCCGTCCGGGTACGCCGTGGAACAACGGCTACATCGAAACGTTCAACAACCGCCTACGACGGGAGTGCCTGAACCGGAACCACTGGACGAACCTGCTCGAGGCCCGCGTCGTCATCGGCGACTTCAAGCACGAGCACAACACCCGTCACCGTCACTCGAGCCTGGGCTACCTGACCCCGGTCGAGTACGCTGCCCGATGCAGCCACAGGCACCACCCCGTGGCCTGCGCGATCAACTGA